One window of the Rhipicephalus sanguineus isolate Rsan-2018 chromosome 2, BIME_Rsan_1.4, whole genome shotgun sequence genome contains the following:
- the LOC125757344 gene encoding uncharacterized protein LOC125757344 — MVSSQRAATAVAYGRGTPSFTVPKDYRIVLPTVSSGDAMKRAVVLHCDISGRPYRIEDFRKPLQDAGVIKDVAVIGAYQMSHVWLVNLRTDEAKKKLVEAGRLVVKDRLCIVIDPNRQEVRLKLHWVALDVSNESIRRTFSEYGEVKEVTNDRWKVEGFECADSLTKFVRLILKEGVALDDIPHQIRLGSGTALIVAPGRAPLCLRCKHTGHIRRDCRVPKCNECHAFGHTQEACTRSYARAVGRPAVSDQSELIMDEEEAEQAAAPAAIFMNGNDQGAAKDDSVSGCPPSAMDNAGVGKRQEPVEANRTASTWETWRRNLPENSGTHAASLKFQRQRAKNRRSSQLQRRRWTPRQHQQNVAMRMWLPRRRISV; from the coding sequence ATGGTTAGCTCCCAGAGAGCTGCGACAGCGGTCGCTTACGGCCGTGGTACCCCATCTTTTACCGTGCCAAAGGACTACAGGATTGTACTGCCCACTGTTTCATCAGGTGATGCTATGAAGCGTGCAGTCGTATTGCACTGCGATATTTCAGGAAGGCCGTATCGCATCGAAGATTTTCGAAAGCCCTTGCAAGACGCCGGTGTCATCAAAGATGTGGCTGTTATCGGTGCCTACCAGATGTCACACGTCTGGCTTGTCAACCTGCGGACAGATGAGGCCAAAAAGAAGCTTGTGGAAGCAGGTCGCTTGGTAGTCAAGGACCGGCTGTGCATCGTCATTGACCCTAACAGGCAAGAGGTGCGTCTAAAGTTGCACTGGGTGGCTTTAGATGTTTCTAACGAAAGCATTCGAAGGACATTTAGCGAGTATGGTGAAGTAAAGGAGGTGACAAACGACAGGTGGAAAGTGGAAGGATTTGAATGTGCTGACTCCCTGACGAAGTTTGTGAGACTAATTTTGAAGGAAGGTGTTGCACTTGACGATATACCGCATCAGATTCGTCTAGGCAGCGGTACAGCGCTCATTGTTGCGCCAGGGCGAGCACCGTTATGCCTTCGCTGCAAACATACGGGCCATATACGGCGGGACTGCAGAGTTCCAAAATGCAACGAATGTCATGCATTTGGCCACACACAGGAGGCTTGCACGCGGAGCTACGCCAGAGCGGTAGGACGGCCTGCTGTTTCAGACCAGAGCGAGCTCATCATGGACGAGGAAGAGGCAGAACAGGCTGCGGCACCTGCAGCAATTTTTATGAACGGAAACGACCAGGGAGCGGCCAAGGACGATAGCGTCTCCGGGTGCCCACCGTCGGCGATGGACAACGCGGGCGTCGGTAAGCGTCAAGAGCCGGTGGAAGCGAACCGGACGGCGTCGACGTGGGAAACCTGGCGGAGGAATCTGCCAGAGAACAGCGGGACGCATGCAGCGTCTCTCAAGTTCCAGAGGCAGCGGGCAAAGAACCGGCGGTCATCGCAACTGCAGCGGAGGAGATGGACGCCGAGGCAGCACCAGCAAAACGTCGCCATGAGGATGTGGTTGCCGCGTCGCAGGATCAGCGTATGA
- the LOC119381612 gene encoding serine/threonine-protein phosphatase 2A regulatory subunit B'' subunit alpha-like has protein sequence MASKPNDGAGGPVEKTCDQEDNGGGGGVVNRAASFVASLSVLYTEVDCDLVGIVSAELCQIERRHLKLQGMERIVKICKLPLYLKFPRYQATSKTPTRQALLEFCRKMHQVAGNDGLSKAVFVLTNDRRTFLQPCDFNDLIQNLIDTHSGLSFLKEVARSHSVYIDTVVARLFFEVEKTWTWRLGMAELRRSDFLSQLDALELNNDFVNVEGPFSYKDTYVINTMFNSLNMDNDRLLIKVDLTRYEKGALVQKAIDRVFDLLSTSAMTYVDFVIFLLTEKDKAYPRSIEYWFNRLDLEGDGNITMYELETFFHEKYDRVSLLMNDPVSFGNICRHMIDLMRLMLCSIFALSDLKRCALAAVFFNTFISTYEFIHHEVFDPLDTERSRNGFTHWE, from the coding sequence ATGGCGTCCAAGCCGAACGATGGCGCCGGCGGCCCTGTCGAGAAGACTTGCGACCAGGAGGACAACGGGGGTGGCGGCGGAGTAGTGAACAGGGCAGCGTCCTTTGTCGCCAGCCTCAGCGTGCTGTACACCGAGGTAGACTGTGACCTGGTCGGCATCGTGTCCGCCGAATTGTGCCAGATCGAACGGCGTCACTTGAAACTCCAAGGTATGGAGAGGATCGTCAAAATCTGCAAGTTGCCACTGTACCTCAAGTTTCCCAGGTACCAGGCCACCTCCAAGACACCTACTAGACAGGCTCTACTCGAATTCTGTCGTAAGATGCACCAAGTCGCCGGCAATGATGGACTGTCCAAGGCAGTGTTCGTGCTGACCAACGACCGCCGTACTTTCCTGCAGCCTTGCGACTTCAATGACCTCATTCAGAATCTCATCGACACCCACAGTGGGCTCTCGTTTCTCAAGGAAGTGGCCAGATCACACAGCGTGTACATCGACACCGTGGTGGCTCGACTGTTCTTCGAGGTCGAAAAGACGTGGACTTGGCGCCTCGGCATGGCAGAGCTGCGACGCAGTGACTTCCTCTCGCAGCTTGACGCTCTGGAACTCAACAACGACTTCGTGAACGTGGAAGGCCCCTTTTCGTACAAGGACACCTACGTCATAAACACGATGTTCAACTCGCTGAACATGGACAACGATCGTCTGCTGATCAAGGTAGACCTGACGAGGTACGAAAAGGGCGCCCTAGTACAAAAGGCAATCGATAGGGTGTTTGACTTACTCAGTACGTCAGCTATGACGTACGTCGACTTCGTCATCTTCCTGCTCACTGAGAAGGACAAGGCGTATCCAAGGAGCATCGAGTACTGGTTCAACCGGCTAGATCTCGAAGGCGACGGTAATATCACGATGTACGAACTCGAGACATTCTTTCACGAAAAGTACGACCGCGTGTCTCTCCTAATGAACGACCCGGTGTCTTTCGGAAACATCTGTCGACATATGATCGATCTGATGAGGCTCATGTTGTGTAGCATTTTCGCTCTGTCCGACCTTAAACGGTGTGCGCTTGCAGCTGTGTTCTTCAACACTTTCATCAGCACCTACGAGTTCATTCATCACGAGGTCTTCGACCCTTTGGACACAGAGCGTTCGCGCAATGGTTTTACACATTGGGAATAG